From a single Brassica napus cultivar Da-Ae chromosome C9, Da-Ae, whole genome shotgun sequence genomic region:
- the LOC106377633 gene encoding uncharacterized protein LOC106377633: MAAADDYLEIKDELMGAGDELMLLRYLKPMIDDGASWPQHFAEDADVFNKNPSTVFNPENTVFLIVKPRTETCGKTDGCEYGSWRIMVRDKLIRNEETGKLLGFKKILKFCVKKTKTRGREYKRSWVMEEYRLPNPKQDHVICKIRLLFQTEIGFLLFKHFSYSCGPLPAKQSLPAYGYGFPNPEDEGAYYLQSLIDHENEWPSYVTNDVYCMHPSALVDPHRDQMFARFGLCIFANRTEACGYTDGCESGCWRIMEGDKPISSIMVGEMFGYRRVFKFCEKDIDKHLGKVDGEVMFLTWIMEEYRLAEEEMKDKVLCVIKLHRR, from the coding sequence ATGGCTGCTGCTGATGATTATTTAGAGATCAAAGACGAGCTGATGGGAGCAGGAGACGAGCTGATGCTCTTACGTTATCTGAAGCCGATGATCGACGACGGAGCATCCTGGCCTCAACACTTCGCCGAAGACGCAGACGTGTTCAACAAGAATCCAAGCACAGTATTCAATCCTGAGAACACAGTCTTCCTGATCGTCAAACCCCGAACAGAGACGTGTGGTAAAACCGACGGATGTGAGTATGGTAGCTGGAGGATCATGGTACGTGATAAACTGATCAGGAACGAGGAGACCGGGAAGCTTCTAGGGTTTAAGAAGATTCTCAAGTTCTGCgtaaagaagacgaagacgagaGGCAGAGAGTACAAGAGAAGCTGGGTTATGGAAGAGTACAGGCTTCCGAACCCTAAGCAAGATCACGTGATTTGCAAGATTCGGCTTTTATTCCAAACCGAAATAGGTTTCTTGCTATTTAAGCATTTCTCCTATTCGTGTGGTCCGCTTCCTGCAAAACAGTCGTTGCCAGCTTATGGATACGGTTTTCCTAATCCAGAAGACGAGGGTGCATATTATCTGCAGAGCTTGATCGATCATGAAAACGAATGGCCTAGCTACGTTACCAACGACGTGTACTGCATGCATCCATCGGCGCTTGTGGATCCTCATCGTGATCAGATGTTTGCACGATTCGGACTCTGCATCTTCGCTAACCGGACAGAGGCGTGTGGTTATACCGATGGGTGTGAAAGCGGTTGCTGGAGGATCATGGAGGGTGATAAACCCATCTCTTCGATCATGGTGGGTGAGATGTTTGGTTACAGGAGGGTTTTCAAGTTTTGCGAAAAGGATATAGACAAGCACCTTGGTAAGGTCGACGGAGAAGTTATGTTTCTGACTTGGATTATGGAGGAGTATAGGCTTGCtgaagaggagatgaaggatAAAGTGTTGTGCGTTATCAAGCTTCATCGGAGGTAA
- the LOC111213970 gene encoding uncharacterized protein LOC111213970 — MAAAGDYLGIRDELMGAGDELILLRYLKPMIDDGASWPQHFAEDADVFNKNPSTVFNPENTVFLIVKPRTETCGKTDGCEYGSWRIMVRDKLIRNEETGKLLGFKKILKFCVKKTKTRGREYKRSWVMEEYRLPNPKQDHVICKIRLLFQTEIGFLLFKHFSYSCGPLPAKQSLPAYGYGFPNPEDEGAYYLQSLIDHENEWPSYVTNDVYCMHPSALVDPHRDQMFARFGLCIFANRTEACGYTDGCESGCWRIMEGDKPISSIMVGEMFGYRRVFKFCEKDIDKHLGKVDGEVMFLTWIMEEYRLAEEEMKDKVLCVIKLHRR; from the coding sequence ATGGCTGCTGCTGGTGATTATTTAGGGATCAGAGACGAGCTGATGGGAGCAGGAGACGAGCTGATACTCTTACGTTACCTGAAGCCGATGATCGACGACGGAGCATCCTGGCCTCAACACTTCGCCGAAGACGCAGACGTGTTCAACAAGAATCCAAGCACAGTATTCAATCCTGAGAACACAGTCTTCCTGATCGTCAAACCCCGAACAGAGACGTGTGGTAAAACCGACGGATGTGAGTATGGTAGCTGGAGGATCATGGTACGTGATAAACTGATCAGGAACGAGGAGACCGGGAAGCTTCTAGGGTTTAAGAAGATTCTCAAGTTCTGCgtaaagaagacgaagacgagaGGCAGAGAGTACAAGAGAAGCTGGGTTATGGAAGAGTACAGGCTTCCGAACCCTAAGCAAGATCACGTGATTTGCAAGATTCGGCTTTTATTCCAAACCGAAATAGGTTTCTTGCTATTTAAGCATTTCTCCTATTCGTGTGGTCCGCTTCCTGCAAAACAGTCGTTGCCAGCTTATGGATACGGTTTTCCTAATCCAGAAGACGAGGGTGCATATTATCTGCAGAGCTTGATCGATCATGAAAACGAATGGCCTAGCTACGTTACCAACGACGTGTACTGCATGCATCCATCGGCGCTTGTGGATCCTCATCGTGATCAGATGTTTGCACGATTCGGACTCTGCATCTTCGCTAACCGGACAGAGGCGTGTGGTTATACCGATGGGTGTGAAAGCGGTTGCTGGAGGATCATGGAGGGTGATAAACCCATCTCTTCGATCATGGTGGGTGAGATGTTTGGTTACAGGAGGGTTTTCAAGTTTTGCGAAAAGGATATAGACAAGCACCTTGGTAAGGTCGACGGAGAAGTTATGTTTCTGACTTGGATTATGGAGGAGTATAGGCTTGCtgaagaggagatgaaggatAAAGTGTTGTGCGTTATCAAGCTTCATCGGAGGTAA